One stretch of Zingiber officinale cultivar Zhangliang chromosome 6B, Zo_v1.1, whole genome shotgun sequence DNA includes these proteins:
- the LOC121991317 gene encoding NKAP family protein-like has translation MNLFQKQLPEVDAEALKFKELIECQKNYGGTLRPGEGDAIAQYVQQGKCIPRRGEVGLSAEEIQKSEDLGFVMSGSRYRRINVIRIRKENQVYSAEDKRALSMINYEDKAKGEHKVMADLERLVHRHIGDSW, from the exons TTCAGAAGCAGTTACCTGAGGTTGATGCTGAGGCACTCAAGTTCAAGGAATTGATTGAATGTCAGAAGAA CTATGGTGGCACGCTGAGACCTGGTGAAGGTGATGCTATTGCCCAGTATGTGCAGCAAGGGAAGTGTattccaagaagaggagaagtcgGCTTGTCAGCTGAGGAGATTCAGAAGTCCGAGGACTTAGGTTTTGTCATGAGTGGTAGCAGGTACCGGAGGATAAATGTCATCCGTATCAGAAAAGAAAACCAAGTTTACAGTGCTGAAGATAAGAGGGCACTTTCGATGATCAACTATGAAGATAAAGCAAAGGGAGAGCATAAGGTGATGGCTGATTTGGAGAGGCTGGTCCATCGTCACATTGGAGATTCATGGTAG